The genome window ATCAAAACCGATTCCCTCGGCAATGAGCAGTGGTTCCGGTTTTTTGGCGGAGCAAATGATGAGGAGGGTTATTCGGTACGTGAGATTCCGGGAGGCGGATATATTATAGCAGCCGCAACATCCTCTTCCACCATGGGCAGCCGGGATGGCTGGCTTATCAAACTCAGCGCAAACGGCACACCACTCTGGACGAAATGGTACGGCGGGCTCAGCACGGACGGATTCCGCTCAGTTGAGGTCACACAAAGCGGCGGATATATACTCACCGGATGGACTGCCTCAGACGGCGCAGGAGCGCTGGGGAAAGCATGGCTGGTGCTCACGGATTCCTCAGGGGCCATCATTTTTAATAAGAACTTTGGCGGCACCAGCGCTGACCGGGGCTATCATGCAATCGAAACAAGAGACGGCGGATATATCATGGCCGGTTACACTGCTTCGATGGGTGCCGGTAATGATGATATGTATCTGGTTAAAACAGATGCATCGGGTAATTTGGCCTGGCAAAAAACATTTGGCGGTACCGGGCGGGACTACGGCCATTCACTCCGCCAGACTCAGGATGACGGCTTTCTGATAACAGGTTATACCCTCTCCACAGGCGCAGGCGGTGATGATGTGTGGCTGGTTAAAACTACCCCCGACGGTACACTTGAAACTTCGCGCACCTTTGGCGGTACTGCTTCAGATGTTGGTTACTGGCTTGATCTTACTTCTGACGGGGGATTCGTTATCACCGGACACACACTTTCATCCGGTGCGGGAGTGCACGACCTTTGGCTCATCAAAAGCACGCCTGATATTGTTCCGGTTGAACTTACATCCTTTTCCGCACATGTATATAACAACCTGGTTACCCTCACCTGGTCAACTGCATCGGAAACCAATAACCATGGATTTGAAATCCAGCGTGCGTCCCCAGTAGAGAGGATGCATGCAGTAGAGACGATGCATGCATCGTCTCTACACGAACAATGGGAATCAATCGGGTTTATTACCGGCAATGGAACAACAACGGGCGTATCATCATACACATTCACGGACATATCACCGTTTCCTGGAGCAAATTATTACCGTCTGAAACAAATTGATTTTGACGGCACAATCTGGTATTCTAAGATTGTATCCGCTGAGGCAGGATTACCTGCGGAGTTCAACGTCCGGCAGAATTATCCTAATCCTTTTAATCCTGTTACCACGGTTTCATTCTCCCTTCCGGAGGATACAGAACTTTCAGCAGGGCTTTATTCAGTTACAGGTGAACTGGTTAAAACGCTGCATAGCGGCTTACTGCAGAGAGGTTCTCATCAGATTCAGATAAGCGGCGAGGGTCTTGCTTCCGGTGCATATATACTCCGGCTCAGCACAGGAACTCAGACGAAATCAATAAAACTGATGCTTGCTAAATAATGTGCACAGGAAAGCAGTCCCAAATTTTGCGGGCTGCTACTCCCCTATATCCTCGTTCCAGAGCTGCGGTTTTGATGCAATAAACTGCTCCATCATGGTAATACATTCCGGATTCTGCAGCACCTCAACCTTTACTCCGCGCGAGCGGAGCAGCTCTTCTTCACCCATGAATGTTGTATTTTCTCCCACGATCACCTTTTTAATTCCATAGAGCAATATTGCACCGCTGCACATTGAGCAGGGGGATAGAGTTGTGTACAAAGTGCAGTCACGGTAAACTGACGCAGGCTGCCTTCCTGCGTTCTCAAATGCATCCATCTCACCGTGCAGAATAGCGCTCCCCTTCTGCACACGTCGGTTATGTCCGCGGCCGATGATTTTACCGTTATATACTATCACTGATCCGAT of Ignavibacteriales bacterium contains these proteins:
- a CDS encoding T9SS type A sorting domain-containing protein; its protein translation is MKISLLFIFLILIAPRHFSDSVWTRTYGGTNIDVGHAVQQTSDHGFIMTGYTRSFGTASGRNVWLLKTDAQGNEQWSKTFGGNNDDEGTSVRQTQDGGYIITGYTSSFGSGLKDVYIIKTDSLGNEQWFRFFGGANDEEGYSVREIPGGGYIIAAATSSSTMGSRDGWLIKLSANGTPLWTKWYGGLSTDGFRSVEVTQSGGYILTGWTASDGAGALGKAWLVLTDSSGAIIFNKNFGGTSADRGYHAIETRDGGYIMAGYTASMGAGNDDMYLVKTDASGNLAWQKTFGGTGRDYGHSLRQTQDDGFLITGYTLSTGAGGDDVWLVKTTPDGTLETSRTFGGTASDVGYWLDLTSDGGFVITGHTLSSGAGVHDLWLIKSTPDIVPVELTSFSAHVYNNLVTLTWSTASETNNHGFEIQRASPVERMHAVETMHASSLHEQWESIGFITGNGTTTGVSSYTFTDISPFPGANYYRLKQIDFDGTIWYSKIVSAEAGLPAEFNVRQNYPNPFNPVTTVSFSLPEDTELSAGLYSVTGELVKTLHSGLLQRGSHQIQISGEGLASGAYILRLSTGTQTKSIKLMLAK
- a CDS encoding nucleoside deaminase is translated as MDEFMNAAIEEARKGANEGGIPIGSVIVYNGKIIGRGHNRRVQKGSAILHGEMDAFENAGRQPASVYRDCTLYTTLSPCSMCSGAILLYGIKKVIVGENTTFMGEEELLRSRGVKVEVLQNPECITMMEQFIASKPQLWNEDIGE